In Sporosarcina sp. PTS2304, a genomic segment contains:
- a CDS encoding sigma-70 family RNA polymerase sigma factor: MENFEDVLKQYEPMISAVIRKLSIYREFEHFRQIGRIALWQAWNRFDETKGNFTPFAYRSIYGALLDELKSETRVNEAQTPVETNTMEVLAGHTLDWEEEDVYGLHAAIKSLPLEQRQLLIMLYVENKTQTECAKHFGITVPGIKKRRERILKRLKDHLLQSIE, encoded by the coding sequence ATGGAAAACTTTGAAGACGTATTGAAGCAATATGAACCTATGATTTCAGCTGTCATTCGAAAATTATCTATTTATCGTGAGTTTGAGCACTTTCGTCAAATTGGACGAATCGCTCTTTGGCAAGCGTGGAATCGGTTTGACGAGACGAAAGGAAACTTCACCCCTTTTGCTTACCGTTCGATTTATGGTGCATTATTAGACGAACTAAAAAGTGAAACTCGTGTTAATGAAGCACAAACACCTGTCGAAACTAATACTATGGAAGTACTAGCTGGGCATACGCTAGACTGGGAAGAAGAGGATGTCTACGGTTTACATGCTGCCATTAAATCATTACCACTCGAACAGCGGCAACTACTCATCATGCTATACGTCGAAAATAAAACGCAGACGGAATGTGCCAAGCATTTCGGCATCACTGTTCCAGGTATCAAAAAGCGACGGGAACGCATACTTAAACGACTAAAAGATCATCTTTTACAGTCGATAGAATGA
- a CDS encoding choline kinase family protein, with product MFPIEELTYIKRLGGLTNLNFLVAHKGKKYVLRFPAHELETIIDRQHEKDNQEIAAEIGVTVRNVVFTTDGIKMTPYYEATADLTREMFVTPEYLEKVAAVLFTLHSSTREFTNRFDYWDEVEKYKRTLSELPSLYVLLEERVRKLMEGERQEYVPCHMDSVTGNFIHNDARELLLIDWEYSANYLPEWDLAAFILERELSESEEQQLLDFYGLPESAKQSLDLQKIKTDFLWSLWSLVKEQEDPSLETYTAKRTERLLENLEQYYSLYGHE from the coding sequence TTGTTCCCAATTGAAGAACTAACGTACATAAAAAGACTTGGCGGCCTGACGAATCTGAACTTCCTCGTTGCGCACAAAGGAAAAAAGTATGTTTTGCGTTTTCCAGCGCATGAACTCGAAACGATTATTGATCGTCAGCATGAAAAAGACAATCAAGAAATTGCAGCTGAAATCGGTGTCACGGTGCGGAATGTCGTGTTTACTACTGATGGCATTAAAATGACGCCTTATTATGAAGCGACAGCGGATTTGACGCGGGAGATGTTTGTGACGCCGGAGTATTTAGAGAAAGTGGCGGCTGTGTTGTTTACGCTTCATTCGTCAACTCGAGAGTTTACGAATCGTTTTGATTATTGGGATGAGGTGGAGAAGTACAAGCGGACGTTGTCAGAACTTCCTTCGCTTTATGTGTTGCTGGAGGAGCGGGTACGGAAGTTGATGGAAGGGGAGCGGCAAGAGTATGTACCGTGCCATATGGATTCGGTGACGGGCAATTTTATACATAATGATGCGAGAGAGTTGCTGCTGATTGATTGGGAGTATAGCGCAAACTATTTGCCAGAGTGGGATTTAGCAGCGTTTATTTTGGAGCGTGAGTTGAGTGAGTCGGAGGAACAACAGCTACTCGATTTTTACGGTTTGCCGGAATCTGCGAAACAGTCACTTGATTTGCAAAAGATTAAAACAGACTTTCTTTGGTCGTTGTGGTCGCTCGTAAAAGAACAGGAAGATCCGTCGCTTGAAACGTATACGGCGAAGCGGACGGAGCGATTGCTGGAGAATTTGGAGCAGTATTATAGTTTGTATGGGCATGAGTGA
- a CDS encoding 3-hydroxybutyrate dehydrogenase produces the protein MVKEKVVFITGAARGIGYEIAKAFAQAGAHIVLTDINEEKVKESASTIGGSAIGLACDVTKEQAIQQAIDETIAHFGRIDILINNAGMQHVAALEDFSTEKFEQLVKIMLTAPFITTKLVLPHMRTQKFGRILNMASINGLIGFAGKAAYNSSKHGLIGLTKVAALETATDGITVNAICPGYVDTPLVRNQFEELANVRRVAVESVLEEIIYPLVPQKRLLDVKEVADLALYLASDSAKGITGQAVVLDGGYTAQ, from the coding sequence ATGGTGAAAGAAAAAGTAGTATTCATTACAGGTGCTGCCCGCGGAATTGGCTATGAGATTGCCAAAGCATTCGCACAAGCAGGCGCACACATCGTGTTAACGGATATCAATGAAGAAAAAGTGAAGGAATCAGCTAGCACAATAGGCGGCAGTGCAATCGGTCTGGCTTGTGATGTCACGAAAGAACAAGCGATTCAACAAGCGATCGATGAAACGATTGCTCATTTTGGAAGAATCGATATTTTGATCAATAATGCGGGGATGCAGCATGTGGCGGCACTCGAAGATTTCTCCACCGAAAAGTTTGAACAACTCGTAAAAATTATGTTGACCGCTCCTTTCATCACGACAAAATTAGTATTACCCCATATGAGAACACAAAAATTCGGCCGAATCTTGAACATGGCTTCGATCAATGGATTGATTGGATTCGCTGGAAAAGCTGCATATAATTCATCAAAACATGGTCTTATCGGATTGACAAAAGTGGCGGCGCTCGAAACCGCAACAGACGGCATCACAGTCAATGCGATTTGTCCCGGATACGTAGATACTCCGCTAGTGCGGAATCAGTTTGAAGAATTAGCAAATGTGCGCAGAGTGGCAGTTGAATCAGTTTTAGAAGAGATTATTTATCCGTTAGTCCCACAAAAGCGTTTGCTGGACGTTAAAGAAGTCGCGGATTTGGCATTGTATTTAGCGAGTGACAGTGCAAAAGGAATTACGGGGCAGGCTGTCGTGCTAGACGGTGGATATACAGCGCAGTAA
- a CDS encoding glucose-6-phosphate isomerase, whose amino-acid sequence MKQLKLDLSLVETFLQLDEIPSFSEKVLATHHYMLEGATSKNQLLGWHNYPMKDHRGLLSAINELATEVKLQANLCVVIGVGGSFLGARAVQEALTPYFGVHENGVEVVYAGQNMSGPYLKQLLRFMDTREVYVNVISKSGTTMEPALAFRVMEEYMIARYGEEAKQRVIVTTDAVKGALRETAEKKGYRTFSIEETIGGRYSALTAVGLFPLAVAGMDISALLDGARQAALELTSPQLHDNDAYRYAVIRHILHKKGFDVELLASYEPGLASFHEWWKQLFGESEGKEQKGIFPSSVVFSTDLHAIGQYIQEGRRIIFETLIHFNELECDLPVPYLSEDTDQLNYIAGRTFNEINRLSKEGTALAHHEGGVPIIQMELARLDEYHIGYLIYFFMKACAMSAYLLEVDPFDQPGVDAYKQKMLDLLKAPVVTHGGK is encoded by the coding sequence ATGAAACAGTTAAAACTAGATCTTTCATTAGTAGAGACCTTTTTACAACTAGATGAAATTCCTTCTTTTAGCGAAAAAGTACTAGCTACCCACCACTATATGCTAGAGGGGGCTACTAGCAAAAATCAGTTGCTTGGCTGGCATAATTATCCGATGAAGGATCATCGGGGATTACTGTCTGCGATAAATGAATTGGCGACAGAAGTGAAGTTGCAAGCGAATCTTTGTGTAGTAATTGGGGTAGGAGGTTCGTTTCTTGGAGCTCGTGCCGTGCAGGAAGCGTTAACTCCTTATTTTGGCGTGCATGAAAATGGCGTAGAAGTCGTATATGCGGGACAGAATATGAGCGGTCCCTATTTGAAGCAATTACTTCGCTTTATGGATACGCGAGAAGTCTATGTCAATGTAATTTCAAAGTCGGGTACAACGATGGAACCTGCGCTTGCGTTTCGTGTGATGGAAGAGTATATGATTGCGCGCTATGGTGAGGAAGCGAAACAGCGAGTCATTGTGACAACTGATGCTGTGAAAGGTGCGTTGCGTGAAACAGCTGAGAAAAAAGGCTATCGGACGTTTTCAATTGAGGAGACGATTGGTGGTCGGTACTCGGCTTTGACAGCTGTTGGATTATTTCCATTAGCGGTAGCGGGTATGGATATTTCTGCGCTGTTGGATGGAGCAAGGCAAGCTGCGCTAGAGTTGACTTCACCGCAGTTACACGATAATGATGCCTATCGCTACGCAGTGATCCGCCACATTTTACATAAAAAAGGCTTTGACGTAGAGTTATTAGCATCTTACGAACCGGGACTTGCTTCTTTCCATGAATGGTGGAAACAGTTATTTGGGGAAAGTGAAGGCAAGGAACAGAAAGGAATATTCCCTTCTTCGGTAGTGTTTTCCACAGATTTACATGCGATTGGTCAGTATATTCAAGAAGGACGTCGTATTATATTTGAGACGTTGATTCATTTTAACGAGCTAGAATGTGATTTGCCAGTTCCGTATTTGAGTGAAGATACCGATCAGTTGAACTATATAGCTGGGCGTACGTTTAATGAAATTAATCGTTTATCTAAAGAAGGAACAGCTTTAGCTCACCATGAAGGTGGCGTACCGATCATTCAAATGGAGCTGGCTAGACTGGATGAATATCATATAGGGTACTTGATTTATTTCTTTATGAAGGCTTGCGCGATGAGTGCGTATTTACTGGAAGTCGATCCGTTTGACCAACCAGGTGTAGATGCTTATAAACAGAAGATGCTGGACTTGTTGAAAGCGCCAGTTGTGACGCATGGAGGGAAGTAA
- a CDS encoding YjjG family noncanonical pyrimidine nucleotidase: MTYDLLLFDLDDTLFDFAETEKNALGKTFATFDLPDGLATYRDSYRAISTIIWDQLEKGEITLEELKAERFRRLFEQYDLPIDPLRFGELYIENLGHESHLIDGVEEVLAGLAEYRLAILTNGFTVAQQARIAGSPLHNTFEAIIASEETGFKKPQAEIFDYALKQLSVTDRSRVLMIGDSLTSDIQGGNNAGIDTCWFNPQRKENTTGVQPTYEIHSWKEFAVGRSLVKH, encoded by the coding sequence ATGACATATGATTTATTATTATTTGATTTAGACGATACATTATTCGATTTTGCCGAGACGGAAAAAAACGCACTTGGTAAAACGTTTGCTACATTTGACTTACCCGACGGACTAGCAACGTACCGCGATAGCTACCGCGCCATCAGCACGATTATTTGGGATCAACTAGAAAAGGGAGAAATCACATTGGAAGAACTAAAAGCTGAACGCTTCCGCCGTTTGTTCGAACAATATGATCTGCCCATTGATCCGCTACGTTTCGGAGAACTGTATATCGAAAATCTCGGTCATGAATCCCATCTGATTGATGGTGTAGAAGAGGTGCTTGCAGGACTAGCAGAGTATCGACTCGCTATTTTAACAAATGGTTTTACAGTCGCACAACAAGCTCGTATCGCAGGCTCCCCTCTTCATAATACATTCGAAGCCATCATTGCTTCAGAAGAGACTGGCTTCAAGAAACCGCAAGCAGAAATATTCGACTATGCTCTCAAGCAACTCAGCGTCACTGATCGTTCGCGTGTGCTCATGATTGGCGATTCTTTGACATCTGATATACAAGGCGGGAACAATGCGGGAATTGATACGTGTTGGTTTAATCCGCAGCGGAAAGAAAATACTACGGGGGTTCAACCAACGTATGAAATTCATTCGTGGAAAGAATTTGCAGTAGGTCGATCGCTAGTCAAACACTAA
- a CDS encoding histidine kinase produces MSEALLREILSEVSGIKKDITDMKLDIQALKQGQESMKLDIQVLTEEQSQIKQAVLETNEHVIQLTEKQNKQYAIFDVPSSRSIEQEAMLKRIH; encoded by the coding sequence ATGAGTGAAGCATTACTGCGTGAAATTTTATCTGAGGTAAGCGGCATAAAGAAAGACATCACGGATATGAAACTGGACATTCAGGCACTAAAACAAGGTCAGGAGAGCATGAAACTAGATATTCAAGTCCTTACAGAGGAACAAAGTCAAATCAAGCAAGCCGTTTTAGAAACGAATGAACACGTAATACAATTAACCGAAAAGCAAAACAAGCAATATGCAATCTTCGACGTTCCCTCCTCACGTTCCATCGAACAAGAAGCGATGCTTAAACGCATACACTAA
- a CDS encoding competence protein ComK: MRMLEEGVITPSTSVIYPNYDENGKLGAVVLCNGKLVRVHMSPTNIVDASLRYYGSSLRGGVDGAKTVFGDISMSPVVVSEMLDLYLFPSKSPSSDDCVWFVLANVYTYKSIGKDRTKVILHDGTSFTIFSSYFSFTNKYQRACMLKNILEARTAQMKLEPPLHSVSFVIDKDRTKRNYEVSDE, from the coding sequence ATGAGAATGTTGGAAGAAGGAGTTATTACGCCTAGTACGAGTGTGATTTATCCGAATTACGATGAGAACGGGAAGCTGGGTGCAGTTGTGCTATGCAATGGGAAATTGGTGCGAGTGCATATGAGTCCAACGAATATTGTTGATGCAAGTCTTCGCTACTATGGATCGAGTTTACGTGGAGGAGTCGATGGAGCGAAGACGGTTTTTGGTGACATTAGTATGTCGCCAGTTGTAGTAAGCGAGATGCTTGATCTATATTTGTTTCCTAGTAAATCACCTTCAAGCGATGATTGTGTGTGGTTTGTTTTGGCTAATGTTTATACGTATAAGAGTATTGGGAAGGATCGTACGAAAGTAATTTTGCATGACGGCACATCATTTACTATTTTCAGTAGTTACTTTTCTTTCACTAATAAGTATCAACGAGCCTGTATGTTGAAAAATATATTGGAAGCTCGAACCGCTCAAATGAAACTTGAGCCGCCACTTCATTCAGTTTCTTTCGTTATTGATAAGGATAGAACAAAGCGCAACTACGAAGTGTCTGACGAGTAG
- a CDS encoding phospho-sugar mutase — protein sequence MPENLQLDLQAIANDSKEIEERFYQYLSFGTGGMRGILGAGTNRMNVFTIRRVAEGLALYFASIGEDAKKRGVAIAYDTRHFSREFAEETAKVLGKHGIVTYVFDESRPTPELSFAVRHLGAFAGVVITASHNPKQYNGFKVYGADGGQLTPDAARTITNYMKEIADELLLEATDLDSLIEQGICRFVLTEIDRAYQEKLLSLREHTNVLEELKVVYSPLHGSGLKPMQDGLKAFGCHNVWIVEEQAIQDGSFPTVAYPNPEEREAFQLAIALGEKKDADLLMATDPDADRLGIAVKTNAGYELLTGNQLGALLLHYLLESKQSKHTLPENGVLLKTIVTSELGRAIAVKYGVETVDTLTGFKYIAEKIEEYDQTKEHTFLFGYEESYGYLIGDFVRDKDAVQTALVTAEMAGYYKKRGLSLREALEQLYREFGYYKEALQSITLEGKSGQEKIMSVLSNFRTHPPSSIAGVAVTTVEDYETGISYDASGRKSKLRLPKENVLKWLLEDGSWVCVRPSGTEPKCKFYFGVVRKDAVEAQNVLDSLQFDLIEKVENLLDTLKFSTL from the coding sequence ATGCCGGAAAATTTACAGCTTGATCTGCAAGCGATTGCAAATGATTCTAAAGAAATTGAAGAACGTTTTTATCAATATCTTTCGTTTGGAACAGGTGGAATGCGAGGGATTCTTGGCGCTGGAACGAACCGCATGAATGTGTTTACGATTCGAAGAGTAGCTGAAGGGTTAGCTTTATATTTTGCTTCTATTGGAGAAGACGCCAAGAAGCGTGGAGTAGCGATTGCTTATGATACACGACACTTTTCACGGGAATTTGCGGAAGAGACAGCGAAAGTTCTAGGCAAGCACGGAATTGTGACGTATGTATTTGATGAAAGTCGTCCGACACCGGAATTGTCATTTGCGGTGCGCCATTTGGGTGCTTTTGCGGGGGTAGTCATTACCGCTAGTCATAATCCGAAGCAATATAACGGTTTTAAAGTGTATGGAGCTGATGGCGGGCAGTTGACCCCTGACGCAGCACGTACTATTACGAATTATATGAAAGAAATTGCAGATGAATTACTTCTTGAAGCAACAGACTTGGATTCACTAATAGAGCAAGGGATTTGTCGTTTCGTGTTGACAGAAATTGATCGTGCGTATCAAGAGAAGTTACTTTCTCTGCGTGAACATACGAATGTATTGGAGGAGTTGAAAGTAGTCTATTCTCCACTTCATGGCTCGGGACTGAAACCTATGCAAGACGGATTGAAAGCATTTGGTTGCCATAACGTCTGGATCGTAGAGGAGCAAGCGATACAGGATGGTAGCTTCCCGACAGTTGCCTATCCGAATCCAGAAGAAAGAGAAGCTTTTCAATTAGCTATTGCGTTAGGTGAAAAAAAGGATGCTGATTTGCTGATGGCAACGGATCCCGATGCTGATCGACTAGGGATTGCAGTGAAGACGAATGCAGGATATGAGTTATTGACGGGAAATCAGTTAGGTGCGTTGCTGTTGCACTATTTACTTGAAAGCAAGCAGTCTAAACATACGCTACCTGAAAACGGTGTGTTGTTGAAGACGATCGTGACGTCAGAACTAGGTCGTGCAATTGCTGTGAAGTATGGTGTAGAAACTGTGGATACATTGACAGGATTTAAATACATTGCAGAGAAGATCGAGGAGTATGATCAAACGAAAGAGCATACTTTTTTATTTGGTTATGAAGAAAGTTACGGCTATTTAATCGGTGATTTTGTGCGAGATAAAGATGCGGTACAGACCGCTTTAGTGACAGCGGAAATGGCTGGATATTATAAGAAGCGCGGACTGTCTTTACGTGAGGCGCTGGAGCAGTTGTATAGAGAATTTGGCTACTATAAAGAAGCGTTGCAGTCGATTACACTAGAAGGGAAGTCTGGTCAGGAAAAGATTATGAGTGTACTGAGTAATTTCCGCACTCATCCGCCCTCTTCAATTGCAGGAGTAGCTGTGACTACTGTGGAAGATTATGAAACAGGTATTTCATATGATGCGTCTGGTAGGAAGTCAAAACTGCGATTACCTAAAGAGAATGTTTTGAAATGGTTACTTGAAGATGGTTCATGGGTTTGTGTACGGCCTTCAGGGACAGAACCTAAGTGTAAGTTTTATTTTGGAGTAGTTCGTAAAGACGCGGTTGAAGCGCAAAATGTTCTGGATTCACTGCAGTTTGACTTGATAGAAAAAGTAGAGAATCTCCTAGACACGCTGAAGTTTTCTACATTATAA
- the fliB gene encoding flagellin lysine-N-methylase, which yields MSGKNRDIIYPDYIAEFACIGSACEDTCCAGWFVSVDKATYKKYRNVKDPVMKKMLNENVKRHRSKETEEEYAKIKLDAEDKCTLLDEEHLCTIHKELGSEFLSNTCAMYPRLLNSVAGVVEKSATLSCPEAARLILLNPNGIQFTQDQESADTRGFVKKSQMTPHQQKIFWDVRIFIIQVVQYRKLSMEDRLIIVGLFLSRLEKLSIDEREQKLQSIITEFTEQMGDGSLSASIKQIPTNIPFQISLCKNLIEFRSSTTIKSDRYNECMNDMVSGFGMNSGISDTEVLKNYEVSLRDYYGPFMDKHEYILENYVVNHVFSKLFPFDKKSMMDSFLMLVINFALVKLHLIGMAKYHEGLTEELVIKLFQSIAKTIDHNNAYLHTVEKMIKQNGYETLAHMAVLVRS from the coding sequence ATGAGCGGTAAAAATAGAGACATTATTTATCCGGACTACATAGCTGAATTTGCATGTATCGGCTCGGCGTGTGAAGATACTTGTTGCGCTGGCTGGTTCGTGTCAGTGGACAAGGCGACGTATAAGAAATATCGGAACGTCAAAGATCCTGTCATGAAAAAGATGCTCAATGAAAACGTCAAAAGACATCGGTCGAAAGAAACAGAAGAAGAGTATGCGAAGATCAAGCTCGATGCAGAGGATAAGTGCACGTTATTAGATGAAGAACATTTATGTACGATTCATAAAGAATTGGGTTCTGAATTTCTGTCGAATACTTGTGCAATGTACCCACGTCTATTGAACAGTGTGGCTGGAGTCGTGGAGAAAAGTGCTACGCTATCCTGTCCCGAAGCAGCGCGTCTTATTTTGCTGAATCCGAATGGAATCCAATTTACGCAAGATCAGGAATCAGCTGATACGAGAGGGTTTGTAAAAAAAAGTCAGATGACTCCTCATCAGCAAAAGATTTTTTGGGATGTGCGGATTTTTATTATACAAGTAGTACAGTATAGGAAACTATCGATGGAAGACCGCTTGATCATCGTTGGTTTATTCCTTAGCCGGCTTGAGAAATTGTCGATAGATGAAAGAGAACAAAAATTACAAAGTATCATTACTGAGTTTACCGAACAAATGGGAGATGGTAGTTTATCAGCTTCTATTAAACAAATCCCAACAAATATTCCGTTCCAGATCAGTCTGTGTAAAAACTTGATTGAATTCCGTTCAAGTACGACTATCAAAAGCGATCGCTATAATGAGTGCATGAATGATATGGTGAGTGGTTTTGGTATGAACAGTGGAATAAGTGACACGGAAGTATTGAAGAACTATGAAGTATCCTTGAGAGACTATTATGGACCATTTATGGATAAGCATGAATATATTTTAGAAAATTATGTTGTGAATCATGTATTTTCTAAGCTTTTTCCATTTGATAAAAAATCTATGATGGACAGTTTTCTTATGCTTGTGATCAACTTTGCGTTAGTAAAATTACATCTGATCGGCATGGCGAAATATCACGAAGGATTGACGGAAGAGTTAGTGATTAAGTTGTTCCAGTCGATTGCAAAGACGATAGATCATAATAATGCATACTTGCATACTGTTGAAAAAATGATTAAGCAGAATGGGTATGAAACGCTTGCTCATATGGCAGTGTTGGTGCGGAGTTAG
- a CDS encoding DUF2920 family protein: MSENQTVNIAAHPSIYNGSTGRELRIDFSLPSSGTNEQTGILLLVPGFGGNIDSKVYKKMREQFADKFNLVTVQCAFFGDQFMQGAENFTLDNIDAYIQEYLTREEKEIVSKDTNQLMRFLSKQQITLPVKAKIDETEDIFNDMGIMQAIDLITSLEAVKILLEGNGLAYNSDKIMGYGHSHGAYLLHLVNRLSPNLLTNIIDNSGWIEPAYLTSNRYLFQNIGEMTLQLEFDYLAKRILSSDYSFNLSDLYDGFDNQAKIVVFQGTNDNLIDHYQKEQIVKTIPHARLVLVSEEQVDGEVFKSNTHGLNADFLNMFQLAYKEFSTEEVKRKYTDNTLVKIGNREIKVNYSQGLPIFSVSFK, encoded by the coding sequence ATGTCAGAAAATCAAACAGTTAACATTGCTGCACATCCATCGATATATAATGGATCTACTGGCAGAGAGCTACGTATAGACTTCTCGCTGCCCTCATCAGGTACAAATGAACAGACAGGGATACTATTACTGGTGCCAGGCTTCGGAGGAAATATCGATTCAAAGGTATATAAAAAGATGCGCGAGCAATTCGCTGATAAATTTAATTTAGTGACAGTCCAATGTGCATTCTTTGGAGATCAATTTATGCAAGGAGCGGAAAACTTTACTCTTGATAATATTGATGCCTATATTCAAGAATATTTAACAAGAGAAGAAAAAGAAATTGTTTCTAAAGATACCAATCAACTGATGCGTTTTTTGTCTAAGCAGCAAATAACATTACCGGTTAAGGCAAAGATAGATGAAACTGAAGACATATTTAATGATATGGGAATTATGCAGGCAATCGATTTAATCACTAGTTTAGAAGCGGTGAAGATTCTTCTTGAAGGAAATGGCTTAGCTTATAACAGTGATAAAATTATGGGTTACGGACATTCGCACGGAGCTTATTTACTGCATTTAGTGAATCGCCTATCGCCGAATTTACTAACTAATATAATTGATAATTCTGGTTGGATTGAGCCTGCTTATTTAACGTCGAATCGTTACCTTTTTCAAAATATTGGAGAAATGACACTTCAATTAGAATTCGATTATTTAGCGAAAAGAATACTGAGCAGCGATTATTCATTTAACTTAAGTGATCTTTATGATGGATTTGACAACCAAGCGAAAATTGTCGTCTTTCAAGGAACGAATGATAATTTAATTGATCACTATCAAAAAGAGCAAATTGTTAAAACGATTCCTCATGCGAGATTAGTATTGGTTAGTGAAGAACAAGTGGATGGAGAAGTTTTTAAATCGAATACACATGGTCTAAATGCTGATTTTTTAAATATGTTTCAATTAGCATATAAAGAATTTAGTACAGAAGAGGTGAAAAGGAAATACACAGATAATACACTTGTTAAGATAGGCAACAGAGAAATAAAGGTTAATTATTCACAAGGTTTACCTATATTTTCTGTAAGTTTTAAATGA